The DNA window ATCGTGCCAGAATAGTTAGGGCATTGAATGAAAGACCATACAATGCTAATCAACTTGCAGAAAAACTCAACCTAAACTACAAAACGATACGTCATCATTTGAAAACCTTGGAAGAGAACAAAATGATCGATTCAAGTGGGGAAAAAAAGTATGGAACTTTGTACTTTCTCACATCCGGGATGGAAGAAAACTACCATGTTTTAAACGAAATAATAAAGAACTTACTTTAAAAAAGAATTAATTTAGAGGATATTAAAATGGCAATTTTAGATTTAAATCCAATAATAACGGTATTATTTTACGTATCCATAGGGGCAGGCATTGCCAATGTTTGTTTACTATTATTACTCTTAAAATCTTATTGGAAAACATATAAAGAAATTAAATCCCATTTCACCATAGGACTCCTTTACTTTGCATCAGTAATGCTTATCCAAAACATTTTTGTCACTTTAGGGTTACTGGCCCATATAATGGTGGGTGTATCA is part of the Methanobacterium lacus genome and encodes:
- a CDS encoding ArsR/SmtB family transcription factor produces the protein MDKLIWWVFAGTAGGPNRARIVRALNERPYNANQLAEKLNLNYKTIRHHLKTLEENKMIDSSGEKKYGTLYFLTSGMEENYHVLNEIIKNLL